One Brassica napus cultivar Da-Ae chromosome C2, Da-Ae, whole genome shotgun sequence DNA window includes the following coding sequences:
- the BNAC02G33890D gene encoding uncharacterized protein BNAC02G33890D, whose amino-acid sequence MEATLIYSPASISPLRFHPLVFSPMTFKKKTMSVSAAASSGKDHYYGGGRLVDENMIVLRKRIHEMKMVERNYEPPSHWMDWEKRFYSSYDSVICDSVGLLQSFLMNSRPTVAIVTLLLLLISVPVSSSILAFRLLDLLHWVLAAATLGHVG is encoded by the coding sequence ATGGAAGCTACACTGATTTATTCGCCAGCTTCAATTTCACCACTCCGGTTCCATCCATTGGTGTTTTCTCCGATGACGTTtaagaagaagacgatgagcGTTTCTGCTGCTGCGTCTTCCGGGAAGGACCATTACTACGGAGGAGGGAGATTAGTGGACGAGAACATGATCGTCTTAAGGAAACGCATCCACGAGATGAAGATGGTTGAGCGAAACTACGAGCCTCCTTCTCATTGGATGGATTGGGAGAAGCGTTTCTACAGCAGCTACGACTCTGTAATCTGTGATTCCGTTGGTCTTCTCCAGAGTTTCCTCATGAATTCTCGCCCCACCGTCGCGATTGTGACGCTGCTTCTCCTCCTGATCAGCGTTCCCGTTTCCTCCTCTATTCTCGCGTTTCGCCTTCTTGACCTTCTTCATTGGGTTCTCGCCGCCGCAACATTGGGCCACGTGGGCTGA